The Candidatus Rokuibacteriota bacterium sequence ACCCGAGGCGCGCCCCGTCACCACCAGCAGCGGCCCGCCAGAAGGCCCTCGGCCTCATGGATGAGGGCCCGGATGTGCGTGCGCCAGCCTCCCTGCTGACGCTGGAAGGAGTGCACCGCCTTGTCCAGCGTGGCGCCGGCGCAGCAGACCGGCAGCCGTGTCCGCCACTGGGCAGGGGCGTGCCGGAAGTACCCCTCGACCAGCGCGCCGGCCGCCGGGCGGACGCAATCCACGGCCAGCCGGCCACGCACCCGTTGCAGGGCCATGTCAGCGAGCAGCGACCCGAGGTCCATCATCGGATCGCCGAGGGCAAAGCTGTCGAGGTCGACCACGCTGACGCTGTCGGCATCGAGCAGGACGTGGTCGATCTTGAGGTCGCCGTGTGTGGGCCGCAGCGGCACGTCCTCCAGACCGGCCGCGATGGCGCCCGCCAGCCTCTCCAGCTCCGCCTGAGTGCCGGGGTCCACCCACGCGAGCCGCTGTGCCGCGCGATGTACCGTCGTGACGTGGTCGCTTCGCCCCCGCAGGGGCGCGGCGGGTCCATTCGGGCCGGCGTCACGCTGATGAAACCGCGCCAGGGCCCGGCCAATACGCCGGGCGGCGCCTGCCGGATCACGGCCGTGACAGAGGAGCTCTTCGAAGGTGACGCCGTGCACCTCTTCCTGCGCCACCGCGCCCAGCTCGGGGAAGTACTCGATCGGGCGGGCGACGGACAGATCCGCATCACGGACCGCGGCCCGGCCCCAGAGCGCCGCCAGGGCCGCGTGGCCGGCCGCCGCGCCGCCGGCCGGGTAGACCTTCACATAGAAGCACTTCCAGCGCGCCCGGCCACTGCCGGCCTCGCGGGCCTCGGCGGCGTACCGCAGCGTGGCGCCCAGCGCGGCACGGTACCGCACGGTCTCTGTGGTCCAGCTCTCGGCGCGCCAGGATCCCGGGCCGAAGCCGCGGAGGAGCGCGGCCTCGAGCTGGCGCGGCGGCGCCGTGGTCAAGGGGCCCAGCGTGGGCAGGCGAGGATCGTGGGGGAAGAAGTGGACGAGCATGCCGAGGTCCGTCAGCAGGGAACCTGTGGCGCTGTCGCGGGCGTCCGTGACTTGGGCGTTCCCCGCCCGGAGCTTCCGCCACCGGTGCTGCAGGCGCTCGTCAGGGTACATCTCCGCCGCCACCCAGCGTTGCTGGGCCAGCCCCGTCCACGCGTTGCGCAGGCTCAGCGCGTACTGGAGCACGCAGCGCTCGCCGCGGCGGTAGCGGACCCGCTCCACGCGACAGGCCTCGACCTGGAGCCTGCGCTGCCCGACGTCGGCGAGCCGCTCGCTGAAGACCTTCCGCATGTGTCCGGGGTCGAGGGCCATGGGGAGCTGGTGGAGCACCGGGTCCGCGGGAAATGCGGCGGAGGATGGACTCATCGCTGCCTCGCCTTCACGTCGCGGCGACCGGTCGCCAGCTCGTACGTCCGCCGGTAGAGCAGGCTCGTCGACAGGAGGGTGCGGTGACGCCCCTGCGCGGCGATCTTCCCGTCATCGAGCACGAGCACCAGGTCGGTGTCCGTCACCTCTTCAAGGTCATGGGTGATCAGCAGGCATGTCCGGCCGGCCGTGACGCGCTCGAGCGCCTCGCGAGCCTGCCTTTCGCTCTCCACGTCCAGTCCACGCATGGGCTCGTCGAGGATGAGGATGGGCGCGTCGCGGATCATCGCCCGGGCCATCGCGATTCGCTGCCGCTGGCCGCCGGACAATGCCGCGCCGCGCTCGCCCACGATGGTGTCGTAGCCGTTCTCGAGCCCCATGATGAAGCCCTCGGCGTTGGCGGCCTGGGCCGCGGCCACGATCTCGGCAGGCGTCGCGTCAGGCTTCCCGTAGGCGATGTTCTCCCGGATCGAGGCGCCCCACAGCATGGACTCCTGGAGGACGATACCGACCTGCCGGCGGATCGACTCACGCCGGTACTGCGCGATGTCGACGCCGTCCAGCAGGATCCGCCCCGCCCGCGGGTCATAGAGGCGCAAGATCAAGCTCACCAGCGTGGACTTGCCGGCCCCGGAGGCGCCGACGATGACCGCGCGCTGGCCGGGCGGGATCCGGAACGACACGTCCTTGAGGACCGGCCGCCCGGCGCCGTAGTCGAAGCTGACGCCGTCGAAGACGATCTCGCCGCGGAGCCGTCCGGCCTCGATGGCGTCGGGCCGCTCCCGGACCTCGGGCTCCTCGTCGAGGAACTCGGCGAGCCGTTGGGCGCTCACCGAGGCCTTGGCGAACTTGCCCGACAGCCGCGCCATGCCCCGGAGCGGCTTGTACATGCTGCCGAGGTAGGCGGCGAACACGAGGACGCCGCCCGGCGACATCCGGCCCTCCAGGACCTGCAGCGCCCCGAAGAGCACGACCGCGGAGATCGCCAGCGCGCTCCCGATCTCCACGCTGCGCGCCGCGGCCGCCTCCATGCGAGCGACGCGGATCCCGTCCTCGAGGTTGGCTGCGCTCTCGGCCTCGAAGCGCTGCGCCTCGTAACGCTCCCGGGCGAAAGCCTGCACGAGGGCCATTGACGCCAGCATCTCCGCGAGCCGCGCGGCGATGCGTCCCTCCTGCTTCCGCTGCCGCTTCGCCGAGCCGCGGATGCCCCGCTGCAGGTGAACCAGGGTCCACGCCAGCAGCGGCAGTGACGCCAGCACCATGGCGGCCAGCCGCCAGTTCAGGGCGAGCATCACGGTCCACATCCCGGCGACGGTGAGCACGTGGCCCGCGAAGGTCACCGCCGCGTCCGAGAAGACTTCACGCAGCGTGTTGGTGTCCGCGGTGATCTTGCTCAGGAGCTCGCCGGACCGGCTGCGGTGATAGAAGGACAGCGACAGCCGCTGCAGGTGCGCGAAGGCCTCGTGGCGCAGCGCGTACACCAGGCCATACCCGACGCGGGACGTCAGGTAGACCTGGCCGTACGCGAAGGCGCCGCGGAGCGCCGCGACCAGGAGGATGCTCGACGCGAGGGCAGCCACCGCGGTGGTCTTGCTGCCGCCGATCAGGCCGCCCAGGAGCCAGAGCGAGCTCGGGAGCGGCGCGTCCAGCAGCACGTGGTCGAAGATCAGCTTGAGCGGCCACGGCCCCAGCAGAGCGGTAGCGGTGACGCCCAGCATGCAGAGCGTGGCCAGCGCCAGGCGCCACCGGGCGCTCCAGAGATGGGCGCGGACCGCGACGCCGAAGCGCCCGCTGCGCATCGCCCGACCGCCGTCTCTCGCGCCGCCGCTCACGCGCTCGCCCGCCCCGTGTCCCACGGCGTCACCCGGAGCATCTCGAGCGCGCCCGAGTGGCGCTCCCGAGCGCCTCCTCGCACAGCTCGAGCAGCTGGCCGGTCAGGTGCGTGCGGTCCGCGAGGACGGTGCTCAGGTGGATGTGGCGCGCCAGGGTCAGCGTGGCGTACGCGCGCACCGCCGGCCGCACCGCCTCGCCGGCCAGCTCGGCGAACCTGTCCTCGAGGGCTCGCTCGACCGGGGCAAGCGCCTCCGGATCGCCGAGAGCCCGGAGCGCGTGCTCGCGCACGTGGCCGGTGAAGTTCCCGATGTCGAGCGCGGGGTCGCCCTGGCAGTAGCAGTCGAAGTCGGTGAGGTACAGATGAGCGCCGTGGACGAGCACCTGGTCTGCGTAGTAGTCCCGGTGGATCCCGCGCGCCACCGGCTCCGGCACCGACGCCGCCAGGCGCTCGCACCAGCACAGCACACGCGCGATCCGCCCCGCCCACCGCGGCGCGATCGCGGTGACCGCGGCCAGCCGCTCGCGAAGGATGCGCACCTCGTCGGCCATGCTGTGACGGCGCAGCGGACGGACTCCCGCGCGGTGGAGCTTGTGGGCGGCCTCGGCGATCCGGCCCGCGAGCTCGGGGCCGCCCCGGGCCGCCAGCAGCTCGGTCGCAGCGCGCCCCGGCGCCGCCCGCTGGAGCCACATGCCGACCTCCGGAAGCACGCCGAGCGGCTCCGGCACCGAGATGCCGTCGGCGCTGTCGTCCGAGAAGCCCGACGCCCACAGCGATGCCTGGAGCTTGAAGGCGGACACGCCCGACCGGCGGCGGCGGATCTTCCCGATGAGGCGGACCGCCTCGCGTGACCCGTCCGAGCGCTGCACCTCGGCCCTGTACTCGATCACGCAGCGGCGACCGGGCTTGTAGCGGAGCACGCCCGCCGCGAGGACACGGACGCGCCCCCTGGGGCCCGTCAGCCGCGGCAGCCCCGCGAAGCGCGCGCCGACGAGGTCGGGGTCCAGCGCCAGGGCCAGCGTCGGCATGGCCTCGTCGCCCGCGACGTCGAGCGGATCGATGCACGGCACGCTCATGGTGCCGTGCCGTCGAGGAGGGCGCGGGCGACCTTC is a genomic window containing:
- a CDS encoding phosphotransferase — encoded protein: MSPSSAAFPADPVLHQLPMALDPGHMRKVFSERLADVGQRRLQVEACRVERVRYRRGERCVLQYALSLRNAWTGLAQQRWVAAEMYPDERLQHRWRKLRAGNAQVTDARDSATGSLLTDLGMLVHFFPHDPRLPTLGPLTTAPPRQLEAALLRGFGPGSWRAESWTTETVRYRAALGATLRYAAEAREAGSGRARWKCFYVKVYPAGGAAAGHAALAALWGRAAVRDADLSVARPIEYFPELGAVAQEEVHGVTFEELLCHGRDPAGAARRIGRALARFHQRDAGPNGPAAPLRGRSDHVTTVHRAAQRLAWVDPGTQAELERLAGAIAAGLEDVPLRPTHGDLKIDHVLLDADSVSVVDLDSFALGDPMMDLGSLLADMALQRVRGRLAVDCVRPAAGALVEGYFRHAPAQWRTRLPVCCAGATLDKAVHSFQRQQGGWRTHIRALIHEAEGLLAGRCWW
- a CDS encoding ABC transporter ATP-binding protein; translated protein: MRSGRFGVAVRAHLWSARWRLALATLCMLGVTATALLGPWPLKLIFDHVLLDAPLPSSLWLLGGLIGGSKTTAVAALASSILLVAALRGAFAYGQVYLTSRVGYGLVYALRHEAFAHLQRLSLSFYHRSRSGELLSKITADTNTLREVFSDAAVTFAGHVLTVAGMWTVMLALNWRLAAMVLASLPLLAWTLVHLQRGIRGSAKRQRKQEGRIAARLAEMLASMALVQAFARERYEAQRFEAESAANLEDGIRVARMEAAAARSVEIGSALAISAVVLFGALQVLEGRMSPGGVLVFAAYLGSMYKPLRGMARLSGKFAKASVSAQRLAEFLDEEPEVRERPDAIEAGRLRGEIVFDGVSFDYGAGRPVLKDVSFRIPPGQRAVIVGASGAGKSTLVSLILRLYDPRAGRILLDGVDIAQYRRESIRRQVGIVLQESMLWGASIRENIAYGKPDATPAEIVAAAQAANAEGFIMGLENGYDTIVGERGAALSGGQRQRIAMARAMIRDAPILILDEPMRGLDVESERQAREALERVTAGRTCLLITHDLEEVTDTDLVLVLDDGKIAAQGRHRTLLSTSLLYRRTYELATGRRDVKARQR
- a CDS encoding aminoglycoside phosphotransferase family protein, which translates into the protein MSVPCIDPLDVAGDEAMPTLALALDPDLVGARFAGLPRLTGPRGRVRVLAAGVLRYKPGRRCVIEYRAEVQRSDGSREAVRLIGKIRRRRSGVSAFKLQASLWASGFSDDSADGISVPEPLGVLPEVGMWLQRAAPGRAATELLAARGGPELAGRIAEAAHKLHRAGVRPLRRHSMADEVRILRERLAAVTAIAPRWAGRIARVLCWCERLAASVPEPVARGIHRDYYADQVLVHGAHLYLTDFDCYCQGDPALDIGNFTGHVREHALRALGDPEALAPVERALEDRFAELAGEAVRPAVRAYATLTLARHIHLSTVLADRTHLTGQLLELCEEALGSATRARSRCSG